A region of Planococcus sp. MSAK28401 DNA encodes the following proteins:
- a CDS encoding IS256 family transposase, translated as MTQFTTDIMQALVKKEDISEVFRKHLETAVNTLLQTELTAFLDYEKYDRIGFNSGNSRNGVYTRTLHTEYGDLELSMPRDRNGEFNQQTVAPYKRSNDTLEAFVIHMFQKGVTMSEISDLIEKMYGHHYTPQTISNMTKVMSEQVEAFKSRPLEQRYACVYLDATYIALKRDTVSKEAVYITIGIREDGSKEVLAYTVAPTESAFVWEEVLLDLKERGVEEVLLFISDGLKGITDRIFAVFPDAQYQACCVHLSRGIRHKVRVTDRKEILDDFKSVYRAENQELGEKALKAFVDKWKTAYPKVAKSLEANPYIFTFYSFPKSIWRSIYSTNLIESFNKNVKKYSKRKEQFPNEDSLDRFLVSQFEIYNQNFSTRCHIGFDQARAELTEMFKQA; from the coding sequence ATGACTCAGTTTACAACAGATATTATGCAAGCTCTAGTAAAAAAAGAAGACATCTCCGAAGTTTTTCGCAAACATTTGGAGACGGCGGTGAATACACTTCTTCAAACGGAACTAACAGCGTTCCTGGATTACGAAAAATACGACCGCATCGGGTTTAATTCCGGCAACTCACGCAATGGTGTCTACACGCGGACACTCCATACGGAGTATGGGGATTTAGAGCTTTCGATGCCACGGGACCGGAACGGCGAATTCAACCAACAGACGGTCGCTCCGTACAAGCGCTCAAACGATACGCTGGAAGCCTTCGTTATTCATATGTTTCAAAAAGGCGTGACCATGTCCGAGATTTCGGACCTGATCGAGAAAATGTACGGCCATCATTACACGCCACAAACCATTTCCAATATGACGAAAGTCATGAGCGAACAGGTCGAGGCGTTTAAATCTCGTCCGTTAGAACAGCGTTACGCGTGTGTCTATCTGGATGCAACTTACATTGCCCTCAAGCGCGACACGGTCTCGAAGGAAGCCGTCTATATTACGATTGGCATCCGAGAGGACGGCTCAAAAGAAGTCTTGGCCTATACAGTGGCACCTACGGAATCCGCATTTGTTTGGGAAGAAGTCCTGTTGGACTTGAAAGAGCGCGGTGTCGAAGAGGTGCTTTTGTTTATCTCCGACGGCTTAAAAGGCATCACCGATCGCATCTTCGCGGTCTTTCCCGATGCTCAATATCAGGCGTGCTGCGTCCACTTGTCGCGTGGGATCCGCCACAAAGTTCGCGTTACCGATCGCAAGGAGATTCTGGATGATTTCAAATCGGTCTACCGGGCAGAGAACCAAGAACTGGGTGAAAAAGCGTTGAAAGCCTTTGTCGACAAATGGAAAACGGCCTATCCCAAAGTGGCGAAATCGTTGGAAGCGAATCCCTATATTTTCACTTTCTACAGCTTCCCAAAATCCATTTGGCGAAGCATCTATTCAACGAACCTGATCGAATCGTTCAACAAGAACGTAAAGAAATACAGCAAGCGCAAGGAGCAATTTCCGAACGAAGATTCCTTGGATCGCTTCCTGGTTTCCCAGTTCGAAATCTATAACCAGAACTTCTCCACCCGTTGCCATATCGGATTCGATCAAGCTCGTGCAGAGCTGACTGAGATGTTCAAGCAAGCCTAA
- a CDS encoding uracil-xanthine permease family protein: MKEVVGADTKARNTNKYDVDGVPALKEAIPLGLQHIFAMFLGNVAVPIIIAGAVGITGADLTILIQSAMVMAGIATIIQCYPIWLVGARLPVVMGTSFGFLPTNLVIASSYGIGGLLGASLIGGLFGGALGFFIRKVRRFFPKIVTGTVVLTIGLSLLPTGIVSMAGGSGSENFGSAKNWLVALLVLAIVLFLNRYAKGMAKTSSILIGIIIGYLVALPLGMVEFTAMREASWFSVPQPFYFPMEFYWGAILPMMIMFIVTSVETVGDVTAMTNGGAGREPTEKELSGSVIANGFTSSLGAIFNSLPNTSFSQNVGMIAFTKVMSRYVVAVGAGFLILAGLIPKMGALISTMPPAVIGGATVIIFSQITLTGIAILTSEPLNERAKIIIGLSLVFGLGLSQVPDAMNGFPEVIKLLFGGSGITIACFMAIALNLIIPEEPAETENA; this comes from the coding sequence ATGAAGGAAGTAGTTGGAGCTGACACAAAGGCTAGGAATACAAACAAATACGATGTGGATGGCGTCCCCGCGTTAAAAGAAGCAATACCTTTGGGGTTGCAGCATATTTTCGCAATGTTTTTAGGGAACGTGGCGGTCCCGATCATCATCGCGGGTGCGGTCGGCATCACAGGAGCGGATTTGACGATCTTGATTCAAAGTGCCATGGTCATGGCCGGAATTGCAACGATCATCCAATGTTACCCAATATGGCTGGTCGGGGCGCGGCTCCCGGTCGTCATGGGGACGAGCTTTGGATTTCTGCCGACCAATCTCGTCATCGCCAGCTCCTACGGCATAGGCGGATTATTGGGTGCCAGCCTGATCGGCGGTTTGTTCGGCGGAGCTTTAGGGTTTTTCATAAGGAAAGTAAGGAGATTCTTTCCGAAAATTGTCACCGGTACAGTCGTTTTGACGATCGGTTTGTCACTATTGCCTACGGGAATTGTCTCGATGGCTGGAGGCAGCGGATCTGAAAATTTCGGGTCAGCTAAAAACTGGTTGGTAGCTTTATTGGTACTGGCCATTGTGCTGTTTCTCAATAGATATGCAAAGGGAATGGCGAAAACATCCTCTATTTTAATCGGTATTATTATTGGATATTTAGTGGCTCTGCCACTGGGGATGGTCGAATTTACAGCCATGAGAGAAGCCAGTTGGTTCTCAGTTCCACAACCCTTCTATTTCCCGATGGAATTTTACTGGGGAGCGATTCTCCCTATGATGATCATGTTTATCGTGACATCTGTTGAGACCGTGGGAGATGTGACAGCCATGACGAATGGGGGAGCAGGCAGAGAGCCTACAGAAAAAGAGCTTTCCGGCTCAGTCATAGCGAATGGTTTTACGTCTTCTCTAGGAGCGATTTTTAATTCCCTGCCAAACACCTCGTTTAGCCAAAATGTAGGGATGATTGCATTTACCAAAGTAATGAGTCGATATGTCGTAGCTGTGGGCGCCGGATTCTTAATATTGGCCGGCCTGATCCCTAAGATGGGCGCGCTTATCTCCACCATGCCGCCAGCCGTCATTGGAGGAGCCACCGTTATCATTTTTTCTCAGATTACCTTAACGGGCATCGCCATATTGACCTCGGAGCCTTTAAATGAAAGAGCCAAGATCATCATCGGATTGTCTTTGGTATTTGGACTCGGCTTAAGCCAAGTACCCGATGCGATGAATGGGTTTCCGGAAGTGATTAAGTTATTGTTTGGCGGCTCTGGTATCACAATCGCCTGCTTTATGGCGATTGCATTGAACCTGATCATTCCAGAGGAGCCTGCGGAAACAGAAAACGCATAG
- a CDS encoding glycosyltransferase: MKYKKIFVVSPPFYSHFNPLLVLAKSFQEQGAQVTVGCSIEFKEQILKENFAFYEIDISSNKNTGTSEDTVQPDTERMRLEEFFESTKKGAVETLITQSRHRKADMLYNPQELIDKIKAIDDSMDVDLYVVDILSYSVTLSLYFLGVPFVTFCPPHPNTIPRDGRYFNVPKSWPEAITVDEEDLKKLKQVSTQTQQEFTEVFNNIISENKSIKKISNAFSLVSEIAVIYNYFDFNNIEKSEENPKELFIGNSFQAVALDEEWMEKIATKEKKIMISLGTFLSNRKDVLEKLILSARESHPDALLIVSAGSHSEELQKYSSPNTIIEGFIPQVALMQYVDTVLFHGGCNTLTEAMYHGKEMVILPFSSDQFNIAYDIEKHNLGRVLDPNNFSQLELAKALAELEETSKDNLRYWRNVSRDRGADYAVKKILEIE; encoded by the coding sequence ATGAAGTATAAAAAAATCTTTGTCGTCAGTCCGCCATTTTATTCGCATTTTAACCCTTTGCTCGTGTTAGCCAAAAGTTTTCAGGAACAGGGTGCACAAGTGACAGTTGGCTGCAGCATCGAATTCAAGGAACAAATCCTGAAAGAGAATTTTGCTTTTTATGAAATCGACATCAGTTCCAATAAAAATACAGGGACCAGTGAAGACACCGTGCAGCCGGATACGGAGAGAATGAGATTAGAAGAATTCTTTGAGTCGACTAAAAAGGGGGCGGTGGAAACACTGATCACCCAGTCCCGCCACCGAAAGGCCGATATGCTGTACAATCCGCAAGAGCTCATCGACAAGATCAAGGCCATAGATGATTCCATGGATGTTGATCTCTATGTGGTGGACATCTTATCGTATTCGGTTACGCTGAGCTTGTATTTCTTGGGGGTGCCTTTTGTGACGTTTTGCCCGCCTCATCCCAACACCATTCCAAGAGATGGACGGTATTTCAATGTGCCGAAAAGCTGGCCTGAGGCGATAACGGTCGACGAAGAAGATCTGAAGAAGTTAAAGCAAGTTTCCACCCAAACGCAACAGGAGTTTACTGAAGTCTTTAACAATATTATCAGTGAAAATAAGTCGATTAAAAAAATCAGCAATGCGTTCAGTTTAGTGTCTGAAATCGCGGTGATCTACAACTATTTTGATTTCAACAATATCGAAAAAAGTGAAGAAAACCCGAAAGAGCTGTTTATAGGAAATTCATTTCAAGCGGTTGCCTTGGATGAAGAATGGATGGAAAAGATAGCTACAAAAGAAAAGAAAATCATGATCAGTTTGGGAACTTTTTTATCGAATAGAAAAGACGTACTGGAAAAACTGATCCTGTCGGCCAGGGAAAGTCATCCTGATGCGCTCCTGATCGTTTCGGCAGGCAGCCATTCGGAGGAATTACAAAAATACAGCTCGCCCAATACGATCATCGAAGGTTTTATCCCTCAAGTAGCGCTTATGCAATATGTAGATACCGTTCTCTTTCACGGTGGATGCAACACCTTGACAGAAGCGATGTACCACGGGAAAGAGATGGTCATCCTGCCATTTTCCAGCGATCAGTTTAATATCGCCTATGACATTGAAAAGCACAATTTAGGAAGAGTATTGGATCCGAATAATTTCAGCCAATTAGAATTAGCGAAAGCATTGGCTGAGCTAGAAGAAACTTCTAAAGACAATTTACGCTATTGGCGAAACGTCTCAAGAGACAGAGGCGCAGATTATGCGGTGAAGAAAATATTGGAGATTGAATAA
- a CDS encoding LapA family protein, which translates to MKLQWLVLLAFLFAVLITIFAVVNVDTVPVNFVFGTADWPLILVILASALMGFLLSGSVALAKIYSLQKDKKAAQKGKPVKPKKNVSAS; encoded by the coding sequence ATGAAACTCCAGTGGCTCGTGTTGCTCGCATTTTTGTTTGCCGTATTGATTACCATTTTCGCAGTTGTCAATGTGGATACCGTGCCTGTCAACTTCGTTTTTGGCACTGCGGATTGGCCGCTTATTCTTGTCATTCTGGCCTCTGCGTTGATGGGATTCCTGTTAAGCGGATCTGTGGCGCTTGCCAAAATCTACTCTTTGCAGAAGGATAAAAAAGCTGCACAAAAAGGCAAGCCCGTTAAACCGAAGAAAAATGTCTCTGCTTCTTAA
- a CDS encoding calcium/sodium antiporter yields MTYVLLLVGFALLIKGADFFVEGASKIAQSLRVSPLLIGLTVVAFGTSAPEASVSFIAALEGSSEVAIGNVVGSNIFNITLILGATALVFPLMVQSDTIRKEIPFALLSAVALLVLISDQQLQSLDSNLITRTEGIVLLLFFAIFLYYIFEVARKDRRSNEDTHANTANKSRLKNSLLTIGGLAGIIFGGSLVVDNSVQIALSLGMSETLVGLTIVAVGTSLPELVTSITAALKKQVDIALGNIIGSNIFNIFFVLGSSAVIHPLTVDSKIFTDIFLMIAVTILLMVLSRTKYTVSRIEGGLLAAIYVAYLVFIIVRN; encoded by the coding sequence ATGACTTACGTTTTATTGTTAGTCGGCTTCGCGCTGTTAATCAAAGGCGCCGACTTTTTTGTAGAAGGAGCGTCAAAAATAGCGCAAAGTTTGAGAGTATCGCCGTTATTGATCGGCTTGACGGTTGTCGCTTTCGGCACCAGCGCCCCAGAAGCGTCCGTCAGCTTCATCGCCGCTTTGGAAGGAAGCAGTGAAGTCGCGATCGGGAACGTTGTCGGCAGCAATATCTTCAACATCACGCTCATCTTAGGGGCCACTGCGCTCGTTTTCCCGTTGATGGTCCAGAGCGACACGATCCGTAAAGAAATCCCGTTCGCCTTGCTCAGTGCAGTGGCATTGCTCGTCCTGATCAGCGACCAGCAGCTCCAATCTTTGGACAGCAATCTCATCACCAGAACGGAAGGCATTGTGCTGCTATTGTTCTTCGCCATCTTTCTCTATTATATCTTCGAAGTGGCACGGAAAGACCGCCGGAGTAATGAAGACACGCACGCTAACACCGCGAACAAATCCAGGCTGAAAAATTCACTGTTAACCATAGGCGGACTTGCCGGCATCATCTTCGGCGGCAGCCTCGTCGTCGATAACAGTGTCCAAATCGCCCTTTCACTCGGAATGAGCGAAACTTTGGTCGGCTTGACGATCGTCGCGGTGGGCACGTCTCTCCCCGAGCTGGTCACTTCGATAACCGCCGCTTTGAAAAAACAAGTCGACATCGCCTTAGGGAATATCATCGGCAGCAATATCTTCAACATCTTTTTTGTGTTGGGCAGTTCAGCCGTGATTCACCCGTTAACCGTCGACTCGAAAATCTTTACGGACATCTTTCTGATGATCGCTGTGACCATTTTGTTGATGGTTCTCTCCAGAACCAAGTACACGGTTTCGAGGATCGAAGGTGGACTCTTGGCCGCCATCTATGTCGCTTATTTAGTATTTATCATTGTGCGCAATTAA
- a CDS encoding glycosyltransferase family 4 protein, whose translation MNEFIEFRNRVYDKESNYSYPLQFLDEYINNSKAINSDEQRVVEQIRTIKQLELDKQLGEHEVDELLSFLGEHPTTDRFIVDAVLHLFHDDNKQLIERKIKDLFVNQQYDSQKLYHVLDLCIECDMDILSDNDILSMLQKYELDVEIVSILLDYIVRFNRQEFKDAIYKLLAMDYPDGIKIQGINALMNLYPTETIDQSFMEEHVRNKKNQVFIDSYMDFLKTDFTFEKPGVSILQSMFYGDFEDSGKGNNGGLAVLLKGLGEEISKDSRIAHVFTITITQELNKPFISSHGDKHVFIRLPIYLDQSRSDKFIKRELFIKRQIANYLKRSNIQPDVFHIRFLDNASKAVAHLSEELNSKLVFTLTPDPHRNMFEGSGQLKELGFNELIEKLNKIKIGDELIHTSNGIVGIGNGDVKTELAVYFPQFKDDRVNGKIKMIGEGIQTGQTIDEEAIAAYSNRHIEWNETNKGFFEKPVILNVGRLAVLKGQMELLKAWANSKLSETHNLLIIGGDLERPSKEEEMVMEFFEDFLQQHPEFKGRFIHKGAMSNVDIRLLERDIIKRDFDYPHIYLCSSVKEEFGIAILEAMSIGFLTLGPIKGGVKSYMKNGENGFLIDTSNGETIAKETESHLYDPKIDKDAVQKIQAAGQKTVDENFSIQKISHEFVSFYLSLEGANENEV comes from the coding sequence ATGAACGAATTTATTGAGTTCAGAAATCGTGTTTATGATAAGGAAAGTAACTATAGTTATCCTCTCCAATTTTTAGATGAGTACATAAATAACAGCAAGGCGATAAACTCCGATGAACAAAGAGTGGTCGAGCAAATTCGAACGATCAAGCAACTAGAGCTGGACAAGCAGCTAGGTGAACATGAAGTAGACGAATTGCTGTCGTTTTTGGGAGAGCATCCAACGACAGACCGCTTTATCGTAGATGCAGTTTTACATTTATTCCATGATGACAACAAGCAACTAATAGAGAGAAAAATAAAAGACTTATTCGTGAACCAACAGTACGATAGCCAAAAGCTCTATCATGTTTTAGACCTTTGTATTGAATGTGATATGGATATTTTAAGTGATAACGATATCTTATCTATGCTCCAGAAATACGAGCTGGATGTAGAAATCGTTTCCATCTTGCTGGACTATATCGTTCGCTTTAACAGACAGGAATTTAAAGACGCGATTTACAAATTATTAGCCATGGATTACCCGGATGGCATCAAGATCCAGGGAATCAATGCATTAATGAATTTGTATCCAACGGAAACTATCGATCAGTCCTTTATGGAGGAGCATGTAAGAAACAAGAAAAACCAGGTGTTTATTGATAGCTATATGGACTTTCTCAAGACAGATTTTACATTTGAAAAGCCAGGCGTTTCCATTTTGCAGTCGATGTTCTATGGGGATTTTGAAGATAGCGGAAAAGGGAATAATGGCGGCTTAGCCGTATTATTAAAAGGCTTGGGTGAAGAGATCTCGAAAGACAGCCGCATAGCTCATGTGTTTACGATTACGATCACTCAAGAATTGAATAAGCCCTTTATCAGCTCTCATGGCGATAAACACGTATTCATCAGGTTGCCGATTTATTTGGACCAGTCTCGATCAGACAAGTTCATCAAAAGAGAGTTGTTTATCAAACGGCAGATAGCCAATTACTTAAAACGCTCAAACATACAGCCCGATGTCTTTCATATCCGGTTTTTAGACAACGCGTCTAAAGCGGTGGCTCATTTAAGTGAGGAATTAAATAGCAAATTGGTCTTTACGCTAACGCCGGATCCGCACCGGAACATGTTTGAAGGTTCGGGTCAGTTAAAAGAACTCGGTTTCAACGAGCTTATCGAAAAACTGAACAAGATCAAAATAGGTGACGAATTAATCCACACAAGCAATGGAATCGTTGGGATTGGGAATGGAGATGTGAAAACGGAACTTGCGGTTTATTTCCCTCAATTTAAAGATGACCGTGTAAATGGAAAAATCAAAATGATCGGTGAAGGGATACAAACAGGCCAAACCATTGATGAAGAAGCGATCGCTGCCTATTCCAACCGCCACATCGAATGGAATGAAACCAATAAAGGCTTTTTTGAGAAGCCTGTCATCTTAAACGTCGGGAGATTGGCTGTGTTAAAAGGGCAGATGGAACTGTTAAAAGCGTGGGCAAACTCCAAGCTTTCGGAAACCCATAATCTGCTCATCATCGGCGGTGACCTGGAGCGGCCGAGCAAAGAAGAAGAAATGGTGATGGAGTTTTTCGAGGATTTCCTACAACAGCATCCCGAGTTCAAAGGCAGGTTCATCCATAAAGGGGCCATGTCGAATGTGGATATCAGATTGCTGGAAAGGGATATTATCAAAAGAGACTTTGACTATCCCCATATCTACCTGTGCTCCAGTGTGAAAGAAGAGTTTGGCATCGCTATTTTGGAAGCAATGTCGATCGGCTTCCTGACTCTCGGCCCAATCAAAGGCGGAGTGAAAAGTTATATGAAGAACGGGGAAAATGGGTTTTTGATCGACACAAGTAATGGCGAAACGATTGCCAAAGAAACGGAAAGCCATCTGTATGATCCTAAAATCGATAAAGACGCAGTGCAAAAAATTCAAGCTGCAGGACAGAAAACAGTAGATGAAAACTTTTCCATTCAAAAGATTTCACACGAGTTCGTGTCATTTTATTTGTCTTTAGAAGGAGCAAACGAAAATGAAGTATAA